In Candidatus Woesearchaeota archaeon, one genomic interval encodes:
- a CDS encoding glycosyltransferase family 4 protein: MKKILWLAYGPNTIYLELAKELGKNAELKLIFVEKFKAFDIKDKNYEIIIKKHKTNYVYSTKKFFEKRDIAYLIYFPGLEKTISAINPDIIISNLWYMPATWQAAKIAKKLNTPFYLQTEMQLFPGGISGIISKILFKFKKNMFYQAEKILPWTNRSKDFLIKQMPELKNKIEVVPAGIDNKMFYPVKRKKSKTLRLLFVGRMVPYKSLHLLLEAIKQLKEKNITLSVYGEGPLKEEYVKFVKTNKLKNCVFFEKPYKREAFKKICAEHDALVLPSYNEAIGMVVPEALACGLPVIVSDTAGATTYVEHGKNGLIFKTGNLKDLINKIKIIKKDKLKGYLNKKYFLQNTGLKSLITQV, encoded by the coding sequence ATGAAGAAAATACTTTGGTTAGCTTATGGACCCAACACGATATATCTTGAATTAGCTAAAGAATTGGGCAAAAATGCTGAACTTAAACTAATATTTGTAGAAAAGTTCAAAGCATTTGACATAAAGGATAAAAATTACGAAATAATTATTAAAAAACACAAAACAAACTATGTTTATTCTACAAAAAAGTTTTTTGAAAAAAGAGATATAGCTTATTTGATATATTTTCCCGGATTAGAGAAAACTATAAGCGCTATTAATCCAGATATAATTATTTCTAACCTTTGGTACATGCCGGCCACATGGCAGGCAGCAAAAATAGCCAAAAAACTTAACACTCCTTTTTATCTTCAAACAGAAATGCAGTTATTTCCAGGAGGCATTTCTGGAATAATTAGTAAAATCTTATTCAAATTCAAAAAGAACATGTTTTATCAGGCAGAAAAAATATTGCCGTGGACAAATAGATCTAAAGATTTTTTGATTAAACAAATGCCTGAATTAAAAAACAAAATAGAGGTTGTTCCTGCAGGAATAGACAACAAAATGTTTTATCCTGTAAAAAGAAAAAAAAGCAAAACTTTGCGTCTGCTTTTTGTGGGTAGAATGGTTCCTTATAAGAGTCTTCATCTTCTTTTAGAAGCAATAAAACAATTAAAAGAAAAAAACATAACTTTGTCTGTATATGGTGAAGGTCCACTAAAAGAGGAATATGTTAAGTTTGTAAAAACGAACAAGTTAAAAAATTGTGTGTTCTTCGAAAAGCCATATAAGCGAGAAGCTTTCAAAAAGATCTGTGCTGAGCATGACGCTTTAGTTCTTCCAAGCTACAACGAAGCAATCGGCATGGTCGTTCCAGAAGCATTAGCGTGCGGTCTACCTGTAATTGTCTCTGATACTGCAGGAGCAACAACGTATGTCGAGCATGGAAAAAACGGTTTGATATTCAAGACAGGAAACCTGAAAGATTTAATAAATAAAATTAAGATTATTAAAAAAGACAAATTAAAAGGTTATTTGAACAAAAAATATTTTTTACAAAATACCGGGCTAAAATCACTTATAACCCAAGTTTGA
- a CDS encoding oligosaccharide flippase family protein, with translation MTKEATHMSALKQVLYGAGITFILGMMGYVLMFFFKLFAARYFGPEDFGIFEILMTILGLAVVFADMGIGFGVQRYISYYISQKKFRELKGYRIFAIGWPLVVSIVVSAILFLLAQGIGEIFNLPSEFSFLLKILVIAIPFRTINSFFTYYFFSTNNPFKAVFSYNVLERIILLATIGIIILLNLELIFMVVGLVFSISLSFLLYLLFYIKDYKRIISKPIFKTKEWLFFSLPLMLMGLMAYVLSWTDNFVLAGFIDSSAVGIYGIAYSLAAFLLFIPSLFGSLLMPTLTKTYYKSSADYKKIFSRTTIWVFGATIFGSVLLVLFSNQIIFILFGEEFLSGSMSLIILSVFFSIVNIFAFYYIPVLIKKKSKFLFYNNLMWAIFNLCLNLFFVNIFGIIGVALASGLSLLLLRISEYVYSQKLIMVKFEFGSVLKILFSGIISGVITKGVFLLFALTPIHLIAQLIIAGIIYSAFFVFLLFATKTFSQDDFDLMLVIEKKIGLDLSKPRKVLRKFL, from the coding sequence ATGACTAAAGAAGCAACACACATGTCTGCATTAAAACAAGTATTGTATGGTGCAGGAATAACTTTTATACTGGGTATGATGGGTTATGTTCTGATGTTTTTTTTTAAATTATTTGCAGCAAGATACTTCGGACCCGAAGATTTTGGAATATTTGAAATATTGATGACGATACTTGGCTTGGCTGTTGTTTTTGCAGATATGGGGATAGGGTTCGGCGTTCAAAGGTATATTTCTTATTATATTTCACAGAAGAAGTTCAGAGAACTTAAAGGCTACAGAATATTTGCAATAGGTTGGCCTCTTGTTGTTTCGATTGTGGTGTCTGCGATTCTCTTTTTGCTTGCACAAGGTATAGGTGAAATTTTTAATCTTCCTTCAGAATTTAGTTTTCTTTTGAAGATTCTTGTTATTGCAATACCTTTTAGAACTATAAACTCGTTTTTTACATACTATTTTTTCTCTACAAACAACCCATTTAAAGCGGTATTTTCCTACAATGTTCTAGAAAGAATAATTCTGCTTGCAACAATAGGAATAATAATTCTTCTGAATTTAGAACTGATTTTTATGGTTGTAGGTTTAGTATTTTCTATTTCTTTAAGTTTCCTGCTTTACTTGCTATTTTATATTAAGGATTATAAGCGAATAATAAGTAAACCTATTTTTAAAACAAAAGAATGGTTGTTTTTTTCCCTTCCCCTTATGCTAATGGGATTGATGGCTTATGTTTTGAGCTGGACAGACAACTTCGTTCTTGCAGGATTCATCGATTCTTCAGCTGTAGGAATTTATGGTATAGCTTACTCGTTAGCTGCATTTCTTCTATTTATTCCAAGTTTGTTTGGAAGCTTACTTATGCCAACTTTAACTAAGACGTATTACAAGTCTTCTGCAGACTATAAGAAAATATTTTCAAGAACAACGATATGGGTTTTTGGCGCGACAATTTTTGGTTCTGTTCTTCTGGTATTATTTTCAAATCAAATAATTTTTATTTTGTTTGGAGAAGAATTTTTGAGTGGCTCTATGTCTTTGATAATCTTGTCTGTGTTTTTTAGCATTGTTAACATATTCGCCTTTTATTATATTCCTGTTCTTATAAAGAAAAAGTCAAAATTCCTGTTTTATAATAATCTTATGTGGGCAATATTCAATTTATGTTTAAATTTATTTTTTGTAAATATCTTTGGAATTATTGGTGTTGCTCTAGCTTCAGGGCTAAGTCTTCTTCTGCTAAGAATTTCTGAATATGTTTATTCTCAAAAACTTATTATGGTTAAATTTGAATTTGGGTCTGTACTGAAAATTCTTTTTTCAGGAATAATTTCAGGAGTAATTACTAAAGGTGTGTTCCTGTTGTTTGCATTAACTCCGATTCACTTAATTGCGCAGCTTATTATCGCAGGAATAATATATTCTGCTTTCTTTGTATTTTTGTTATTTGCAACGAAAACATTTTCTCAAGACGACTTCGACTTGATGCTTGTTATTGAAAAGAAAATAGGTTTGGACTTAAGTAAACCTAGGAAAGTATTAAGAAAGTTTTTGTGA